From Lagenorhynchus albirostris chromosome 15, mLagAlb1.1, whole genome shotgun sequence, one genomic window encodes:
- the FBXL16 gene encoding F-box/LRR-repeat protein 16, whose amino-acid sequence MSSPGVDGDPKPPCLPRNGLVKLPGQPNGLGTASITKGTPAAKNRPCQPPPPTLPPPSLAAPPPRAALAGGLCPQAGLPLGGPALAPVPGPPVERPPLATDEKILNGLFWYFSACERCVLAQVCKAWRRVLYQPKFWAGLTPVLHAKELYTVLPGGEKEFVNLQGFAARGFEGFCLVGVSDLDICEFIDNYALSKKGVKAMSLKRSTITDAGLEVMLEQMQGVVRLELSGCNDFTEAGLWSSLSARITSLSVSDCINVADDAIAAISQLLPNLAELSLQAYHVTDTALAYFTARQGHSTHTLRLLSCWEITNHGVVNVVHSLPNLTALSLSGCSKVTDDGVELVAENLRKLRSLDLSWCPRITDMALEYVACDLHRLEELVLDRCVRITDTGLSYLSTMSSLRSLYLRWCCQVQDFGLKHLLAMRSLRLLSLAGCPLLTATGLSGLVQLQELEELELTNCPGATPELFKYFSQHLPRCLVVE is encoded by the exons ATGTCGAGCCCGGGCGTCGACGGCGACCCCAAGCCTCCATGCTTGCCTCGCAATGGCCTGGTGAAGCTGCCAGGCCAGCCGAACGGCCTGGGCACAGCCAGCATCACCAAGGGCACGCCGGCTGCCAAGAACCGCCCCTGCCAGCCACCCCCGCCCACCCTCCCACCACCCAGCCTGGCTGCCCCACCGCCCCGGGCTGCTCTGGCCGGGGGCCTGTGCCCCCAGGCAGGGCTCCCCCTTGGTGGACCAGCCTTAGCCCCAGTGCCCGGGCCCCCAGTAGAGCGGCCGCCACTGGCCACAGACGAGAAGATCCTCAATGGCCTCTTCTGGTACTTCTCAGCTTGCGAGAGGTGCGTGCTGGCCCAGGTGTGCAAGGCCTGGAGGCGTGTGCTCTACCAGCCCAAGTTCTGGGCGGGCCTCACGCCTGTGCTGCATGCCAAGGAGCTCTACACAGTTCTGCCTGGAGGTGAGAAGGAGTTCGTGAACCTGCAGGGCTTCGCAGCACGTGGCTTTGAGGGTTTCTGCCTGGTCGGTGTCTCCGACCTGGACATCTGTGAGTTCATCGACAACTATGCCCTCTCCAAGAAGGGTGTCAAGGCCATGAGCCTCAAGCGCTCCACCATCACTGATGCCGGCCTGGAG GTGATGCTGGAGCAGATGCAGGGTGTCGTGCGCCTCGAGCTGTCAGGCTGCAACGACTTCACCGAAGCTGGGCTGTGGTCCAGCCTGAGCGCGCGCATCACCTCGCTGAGTGTGAGCGACTGCATCAACGTGGCCGACGACGCCATCGCGGCTATCTCTCAGCTGCTGCCCAACCTGGCTGAGCTGAGCTTGCAGGCCTACCACGTGACGGACACAGCACTGGCCTACTTCACGGCACGCCAGGGCCACAGCACGCACACGCTGCGCCTGCTCTCCTGCTGGGAGATCACCAACCACGGCGTGGTCAACGTGGTGCACAGCCTGCCCAACCTCACCGcactcagcctctctggctgCTCCAAGGTCACCGACGATGGTGTCGAGCTTGTGGCCGAGAACCTGCGCAAGCTACGCAGCCTCGACCTCTCGTGGTGCCCACGCATCACCGACATGGCGCTCGAGTACGTGGCCTGCGACCTGCACCGCCTGGAGGAGCTCGTGCTGGACAG GTGTGTACGCATTACGGACACTGGCCTCAGCTATTTGTCCACCATGTCGTCCCTTCGCAGCCTCTACCTGCGATGGTGCTGCCAG GTGCAGGACTTCGGGCTGAAGCACCTCCTGGCCATGAGGAGTTTGCGTCTCTTGTCTCTGGCAG GCTGCCCGCTGCTGACCGCCACCGGGTTGTCGGGCCTGGTGCAGCTGCAGGAGCTGGAGGAGCTGGAGCTGACCAACTGCCCTGGGGCTACCCCCGAGCTCTTCAAGTACTTTTCGCAGCACCTGCCCCGCTGCCTCGTCGTCGAGTAG